One region of Cyanobium sp. M30B3 genomic DNA includes:
- a CDS encoding polysaccharide deacetylase family protein, with the protein MAPKGGSVRGWRWHAPAILTWGVALLASWPLLALARRLLPPLLPAVLFCAPGAGRRLALTIDDGPSPASDQLLELLRQLQVPATLFLIGDHLERGPAAFVQRALADGHLIGNHMQVDGVSAELDPATFMAQLLATERVLQRAAAPRALRLHWFRPGGGWFHRRMLRQLNAAGYRLALGSLFPLDTHHPPGWFLRRFLLLNVHPGAVIVLHDRPDTLAATLATLRRVIPVLQRRGYRFVTLDGLERPDPARDLADPA; encoded by the coding sequence ATGGCACCAAAAGGGGGTTCGGTGAGGGGATGGCGATGGCACGCTCCGGCCATCCTCACGTGGGGTGTGGCCCTGCTGGCCAGCTGGCCCCTGCTCGCGCTGGCGCGCCGGCTGCTGCCGCCCCTGCTGCCGGCGGTGCTGTTCTGCGCCCCCGGCGCCGGCCGCCGCCTGGCGCTCACGATCGACGACGGCCCCAGCCCCGCCAGCGATCAGCTGCTGGAGCTGCTGCGGCAGCTGCAGGTGCCGGCCACCCTGTTCCTGATCGGCGACCACCTGGAGCGGGGCCCCGCCGCCTTTGTCCAACGTGCCCTGGCCGATGGCCACCTGATCGGCAACCACATGCAGGTGGATGGGGTGTCGGCCGAGCTGGATCCCGCCACCTTCATGGCCCAGCTGCTGGCCACCGAGCGGGTTCTGCAGCGGGCGGCGGCGCCCCGGGCCCTGCGGCTGCACTGGTTTCGCCCGGGGGGCGGCTGGTTTCACCGGCGGATGCTGCGCCAGCTGAATGCCGCCGGCTACCGCCTTGCCCTCGGCTCCCTGTTCCCCCTCGACACCCACCATCCGCCCGGCTGGTTTCTGCGCCGCTTCCTGCTGCTCAACGTCCACCCCGGCGCCGTGATCGTGCTGCACGACCGCCCCGACACCCTGGCGGCCACCCTGGCCACCCTGCGCCGGGTGATCCCCGTGCTGCAGCGCCGCGGCTACCGCTTTGTGACGCTCGATGGTCTGGAGCGGCCCGACCCTGCCCGCGACCTTGCCGATCCTGCCTAG
- the aroB gene encoding 3-dehydroquinate synthase, with product MTTTALPACRTIEVALSANPYPIVIGAGGLSRLGPLIRERGCQAGTKVLLVTNPVVAEHYGAAALTSLEAADLAASALVIEAGEDQKTPATVARIHDAAFARKLERGSLIVALGGGVVGDMAGFAAATWLRGIAVVQVPTTLLAMVDAAIGGKTGVNHPGGKNLIGAFHQPRLVLIDPTTLATLPQREFRAGMAEVIKYGVIGDAELFAQLEAAGDLGSMAAVGPALLQTLLERSATAKAQVVAADEREGGLRAILNYGHTLGHVVETLCGYGTWLHGEAVAIGMAAAGAIAVEMGLWRAADQARQLALIEAAGLPLRWPDLEEQAVLACLQGDKKVRDGRVRFVLPTAIGSVEIRDDVSAATIAQAIGSLRD from the coding sequence ATGACCACCACCGCGCTGCCCGCCTGCCGCACGATCGAGGTGGCCCTCAGCGCCAACCCCTACCCGATCGTGATCGGCGCCGGCGGCCTCAGCCGGCTGGGGCCGCTGATCCGGGAGCGGGGCTGCCAGGCCGGCACCAAGGTGCTGCTGGTGACCAACCCGGTGGTGGCCGAGCACTATGGCGCGGCGGCCCTGACCAGCCTGGAGGCCGCCGATCTGGCCGCCAGTGCCCTGGTGATCGAAGCCGGGGAAGATCAGAAAACACCGGCCACCGTGGCCCGGATCCATGACGCGGCCTTTGCGCGCAAGCTGGAGCGGGGCTCGCTGATCGTGGCCCTCGGCGGCGGCGTGGTGGGCGACATGGCGGGGTTTGCGGCGGCCACCTGGCTGCGGGGCATCGCCGTGGTGCAGGTGCCCACCACCCTGCTGGCGATGGTGGATGCGGCGATCGGCGGCAAGACCGGCGTGAACCACCCGGGCGGCAAGAACCTGATCGGCGCCTTCCACCAGCCGCGGCTGGTGCTGATCGACCCCACCACCCTGGCCACGCTGCCGCAGCGGGAGTTCCGCGCCGGCATGGCCGAGGTGATCAAGTACGGCGTGATCGGCGACGCCGAGCTGTTTGCCCAGCTGGAGGCGGCCGGCGATCTGGGCTCCATGGCGGCCGTGGGCCCGGCGCTGCTGCAGACCCTGCTGGAGCGCTCCGCCACCGCCAAGGCCCAGGTGGTTGCGGCCGATGAGCGCGAGGGGGGCCTGCGGGCGATCCTCAACTACGGCCACACCCTCGGCCACGTGGTGGAGACCCTCTGCGGCTACGGCACCTGGCTGCACGGCGAAGCGGTGGCGATCGGTATGGCCGCCGCCGGCGCGATCGCCGTGGAGATGGGCCTGTGGCGTGCGGCCGACCAGGCGCGCCAGCTGGCCCTGATCGAGGCCGCCGGCCTGCCGCTGCGCTGGCCGGATCTGGAGGAGCAGGCCGTGCTCGCCTGCCTGCAGGGCGATAAAAAGGTGCGCGACGGCCGGGTGCGCTTCGTGCTGCCCACGGCCATCGGCAGCGTGGAGATCCGCGATGACGTGAGCGCCGCCACGATCGCTCAGGCCATCGGCAGTCTGCGGGACTGA
- a CDS encoding nuclear transport factor 2 family protein: MAIVVDADQMRALFTKPYGAPAPSEDQWRQAYAEDVHFQDPTQEKWGIAAYLEAQEGLLKRCDDVFLSPGAVAIEGDTAFVEWEMGLKIKGIEFLYPGTTRLRFNAEGKIVDHRDYFDFVGPTFAPVPVVGGFVRWLYRRFVS, encoded by the coding sequence ATGGCCATCGTGGTGGACGCAGACCAGATGCGCGCCCTGTTCACCAAGCCCTATGGCGCCCCGGCTCCGAGCGAGGACCAGTGGCGCCAGGCCTACGCCGAGGACGTGCACTTCCAGGACCCCACCCAGGAAAAGTGGGGAATTGCCGCCTATCTCGAGGCCCAGGAGGGACTGCTCAAGCGCTGCGACGACGTGTTCCTCAGCCCCGGGGCCGTGGCGATCGAGGGTGACACCGCCTTTGTGGAGTGGGAGATGGGCCTGAAGATCAAGGGGATCGAGTTCCTCTATCCCGGCACCACCCGCCTGCGCTTCAACGCCGAGGGCAAGATCGTGGATCACCGCGACTACTTCGACTTCGTCGGTCCCACCTTTGCGCCGGTGCCTGTTGTGGGTGGTTTCGTGCGCTGGCTCTACAGGCGGTTTGTGTCCTGA
- a CDS encoding DUF4278 domain-containing protein, whose translation MNVLDLIRTKILKAKRLDDAQFLMAKAYRGVAYVDAHHDEPKPAQTTRELTYRGQHYAH comes from the coding sequence ATGAACGTGCTCGATCTGATCCGCACCAAGATCCTCAAGGCCAAGCGTCTCGACGACGCCCAGTTCCTGATGGCCAAGGCCTATCGCGGCGTGGCTTACGTGGATGCCCACCACGATGAGCCCAAGCCGGCGCAGACCACCAGGGAGCTCACCTACCGCGGCCAGCACTACGCCCACTGA
- a CDS encoding pyridoxamine 5'-phosphate oxidase family protein — MALPPWRPLLRGAREREGRSPAARWLQLATVAADGSPRVRTLVFRGWAGDTSLDLLTDARSEKASELARQPAVELCWLLPRARMQFRLRGAVEPLPPELEQGERQRHWQALSPGGRAVWGWPAPGEALQADGPFPAALEDGTPLPQHLQLLRIDLSQVELLELLPHPHRRRRWQRAAGWREEECNP, encoded by the coding sequence ATGGCCCTGCCCCCCTGGCGGCCCCTGCTGCGCGGCGCCCGTGAGCGGGAAGGGCGCTCACCGGCGGCCCGCTGGCTGCAGCTGGCCACGGTGGCCGCCGATGGCAGTCCGCGCGTGCGCACCCTGGTGTTCCGGGGCTGGGCCGGTGACACCAGCCTCGATCTGCTCACGGACGCCCGCAGCGAGAAGGCATCCGAGCTGGCACGCCAGCCGGCGGTGGAGCTCTGCTGGCTGCTGCCGCGGGCGCGCATGCAGTTCCGGCTGCGGGGGGCCGTGGAGCCGCTGCCGCCAGAGCTGGAGCAGGGCGAGCGGCAGCGCCACTGGCAGGCCCTCTCCCCCGGCGGACGGGCGGTGTGGGGCTGGCCCGCGCCGGGAGAGGCACTGCAGGCCGACGGCCCCTTTCCTGCCGCCCTGGAGGACGGAACGCCCCTGCCGCAGCACCTGCAGCTGCTGCGCATCGACCTCAGCCAGGTGGAGCTGCTGGAACTACTGCCCCATCCCCACCGCCGCCGCCGCTGGCAGCGCGCCGCTGGCTGGCGTGAGGAGGAGTGCAACCCATGA
- a CDS encoding DUF1499 domain-containing protein — protein MVLVSLLPHWLLVLSLGLFQLVGPVPPELGVHGGSLAPCPSPAHCARADWPSTDPEAALARLLPVIEALPRTQVLERSGDYLHATCSSALFGFVDDLELHADAAAGVLQARSVSRLGDSDLGVNGRRLAALEAALTATAAATAAATAAVDAGPA, from the coding sequence ATGGTGCTTGTCTCTCTGCTGCCCCACTGGCTGCTGGTGCTCAGCCTGGGGCTGTTTCAGCTGGTGGGGCCCGTGCCGCCGGAGCTGGGCGTGCATGGCGGCAGCCTGGCCCCCTGCCCCTCGCCGGCCCACTGCGCCCGGGCCGACTGGCCCAGCACCGACCCTGAGGCGGCCCTGGCCCGCCTGCTGCCGGTGATCGAAGCGCTGCCCCGCACCCAGGTGCTGGAGCGCAGCGGCGACTACCTCCACGCCACCTGCAGCAGCGCCCTGTTCGGCTTCGTGGACGACCTGGAGTTGCACGCCGATGCCGCGGCGGGTGTGCTGCAGGCCCGCTCGGTGTCGCGCCTGGGCGACTCCGACCTGGGCGTGAACGGCCGGCGGCTGGCGGCCCTGGAGGCAGCCCTGACCGCCACCGCTGCCGCCACCGCTGCCGCGACCGCCGCAGTGGACGCTGGGCCGGCATGA
- a CDS encoding diguanylate cyclase: MAYPDYPVPHDELQRLRDLERQGVLDHPGDEHFDRLVGLTATVLDAPIALISLVDRDRQCFLAHHGLDLSETPRTMAFCAHAIAGDETLVVPDASQDSRFDTNPLVTADPHIRFYAGAPLQSREGHNLGTLCVIDSQPRQLEPGQVTLLEELAQLVLRELDLRRELTLNPLTGLANRASFLEQAVPELARAQAGQESLALLALELDQFSQVRIRWGQQASDRALQDVAACLQAQHRPQDLLAQIGDQAFAILMVDVDQTAAMERAEAIRTAISELGGVFRSSGYQLSVSGGLTLLAPDDTRPQDLLLRAERALFLAQGNGHNQIAVLLHDL; the protein is encoded by the coding sequence ATGGCCTACCCCGACTATCCCGTGCCGCACGATGAACTGCAGCGGCTGCGCGACCTGGAGCGCCAGGGGGTGCTCGACCATCCCGGCGACGAGCACTTCGACCGCCTGGTGGGCCTCACCGCCACGGTGCTGGATGCGCCGATCGCCCTGATCTCCCTGGTGGACCGCGACCGCCAGTGCTTTCTCGCCCACCACGGGCTGGATCTCAGCGAAACACCGCGAACGATGGCCTTCTGCGCCCACGCCATCGCCGGCGACGAAACCCTGGTGGTGCCCGATGCCAGCCAGGACAGTCGCTTCGATACCAATCCACTGGTCACCGCCGATCCCCACATCCGCTTCTACGCCGGTGCGCCGTTGCAGAGCCGTGAAGGCCACAACCTGGGCACCCTCTGCGTGATCGACAGCCAGCCCCGCCAGCTGGAGCCTGGCCAGGTGACCCTGCTCGAGGAGCTGGCCCAGCTGGTGCTGCGGGAACTCGACCTGCGCCGCGAACTCACGCTCAACCCGCTCACCGGCCTGGCCAACCGGGCCAGTTTTCTTGAGCAGGCCGTGCCCGAGCTGGCTCGCGCCCAGGCCGGCCAGGAGTCCCTGGCGCTGCTGGCACTGGAACTGGACCAGTTCAGCCAGGTGCGCATCCGCTGGGGCCAGCAGGCCTCCGACCGCGCCCTGCAGGACGTGGCTGCCTGTCTGCAGGCCCAGCACCGTCCCCAGGACCTGCTCGCTCAGATCGGCGACCAGGCCTTCGCGATCCTGATGGTGGACGTGGACCAGACCGCCGCGATGGAGCGGGCCGAGGCGATCCGCACCGCCATCAGCGAGCTGGGGGGCGTGTTTCGATCCAGTGGCTATCAGCTCAGCGTCAGCGGCGGGCTCACCCTGCTGGCACCGGACGACACCCGCCCTCAGGATCTGCTGCTGCGGGCGGAACGGGCCCTGTTTCTGGCCCAGGGCAACGGCCACAACCAGATCGCCGTGCTGCTGCACGACCTCTGA
- a CDS encoding prohibitin family protein has protein sequence MQSPLRSASAEGPGGGFSLIVAAVLGLLILLSQAVFIVPAGNVAVVTTLGKVTGTPRAPGANFKAPLVQAISLFDVRTQVRPEQFSTLTKDLQVIQATATVKYAMKPSEAGRIYETIATDNQQIYPRVIQPSLLKALKSVFSQYELVTIATEWNNISEIVQEKVAEELRKFDYVSVQGLDLTGLQIAEEYRAAIEQKQIAEQQLLRAQTEVKIAEQEAKRYQTLNSSLDDQVLYKLFLDKWDGQTSVVPALPGAGGGSGQSVIVNGRR, from the coding sequence ATGCAGTCACCGCTCCGCTCCGCCAGCGCCGAGGGGCCCGGCGGTGGGTTCAGCCTGATCGTGGCGGCGGTGCTGGGGCTGCTGATCCTGCTCAGCCAGGCGGTGTTCATCGTGCCGGCCGGCAACGTGGCGGTGGTCACCACCCTGGGCAAGGTCACCGGCACCCCGCGGGCCCCGGGTGCCAATTTCAAGGCGCCGCTGGTGCAGGCCATCTCCCTTTTTGATGTGCGCACCCAGGTGCGGCCCGAGCAGTTCTCCACCCTCACCAAGGATCTGCAGGTGATCCAGGCCACGGCCACGGTGAAGTACGCGATGAAGCCCAGCGAGGCCGGCCGCATCTACGAGACCATCGCCACCGACAACCAGCAGATCTATCCGCGGGTGATCCAGCCCTCATTGCTCAAGGCGCTCAAGTCGGTGTTCTCCCAGTACGAGCTGGTCACGATCGCCACCGAGTGGAACAACATCTCCGAGATCGTGCAGGAGAAGGTGGCGGAGGAACTGCGCAAGTTTGATTACGTGAGTGTGCAGGGGCTCGACCTCACCGGCCTGCAGATCGCCGAGGAGTACCGGGCCGCCATCGAGCAGAAGCAGATCGCCGAGCAGCAGCTGCTGCGCGCCCAGACGGAGGTGAAGATCGCCGAGCAGGAGGCCAAGCGCTACCAGACGCTCAATTCCAGCCTCGACGACCAGGTGCTCTACAAGCTGTTCCTCGACAAGTGGGACGGCCAGACCTCGGTGGTGCCGGCCCTGCCCGGTGCCGGCGGCGGCAGCGGCCAGTCGGTGATCGTCAACGGCCGGCGCTGA